A region from the Drosophila bipectinata strain 14024-0381.07 chromosome 3R, DbipHiC1v2, whole genome shotgun sequence genome encodes:
- the grass gene encoding serine protease grass, whose protein sequence is MITGSLVVVALVSLGVQSARAAYGDDCSTPDGESGLCLPFSSCRNIEQRLTESQKTGQSVAPEFAAYLKKSSCGEFNGVRHFCCASNQIQHNSKTMALLKDEKFDCGNFLNQRVANGYEVKLSSRPWMALLRYLQFGESRFLCGGALISDRYILTAAHCVHDHESELYEIRLGEHRISTLEDCRQQGRKKKCAPPVLDVGIEKYLIHEKYDSRHIMNDIALLRLNTTVSFQKHIKPICLPITDELKQQAEQINTYFVTGWGTTENGSSSDVLLQANVPLQPRSACSQAYRRAVPLTQLCVGGGDLQDSCKGDSGGPLQAPARYLGEFAQRMVEFGIVSQGVVSCGQISLPGLYTNVAEYVQWITDTMAINGL, encoded by the exons ATGATAACCGGCAGCCTCGTAGTCGTTGCCCTCGTGTCGCTGGGAGTGCAATCCGCTCGAGCAG CCTATGGCGATGACTGCAGCACTCCCGATGGCGAGTCTGGACTGTGTCTGCCCTTCTCGTCCTGTCGGAACATCGAACAGCGACTCACGGAAAGCCAGAAGACCGGCCAGAGTGTGGCCCCCGAGTTCGCAGCTTATTTGAAGAAGTCCTCATGCGGGGAGTTCAATGGAGTG CGCCACTTTTGCTGTGCATCGAATCAAATCCAGCACAATTCCAAGACAATGGCCTTGCTGAAAGACGAAAAGTTTGACTGTGGCAACTTCCTCAACCAAAGAGTGGCCAATGGGTACGAGGTAAAGCTCTCCTCCAGGCCCTGGATGGCCCTGCTCCGATACCTACAGTTTGGAGAATCCCGATTCCTCTGCGGGGGCGCCCTCATCTCAGATC GCTATATCCTCACTGCTGCCCACTGCGTACACGATCATGAGTCTGAGCT TTACGAAATTCGACTGGGTGAGCATCGCATATCAACGTTGGAGGACTGCAGGCAGCAGGGACGTAAGAAGAAGTGTGCTCCACCAGTGTTGGATGTGGGAATCGAGAAGTACTTGATCCATGAGAAGTACGACTCCCGGCATATTATGAACGACATAGCACTGCTGCGTCTTAACACCACAGTGTCTTTCCAAA AGCACATCAAACCCATTTGCCTGCCCATCACCGATGAGCTGAAGCAACAGGCGGAGCAGATCAACACTTACTTTGTGACTGGCTGGGGCACCACTGAAAACGGGTCCTCTTCGGATGTTCTGCTCCAGGCCAATGTGCCGCTCCAGCCTCGCTCCGCCTGCTCTCAGGCCTACCGCCGGGCAGTGCCACTCACCCAACTGTGTGTGGGTGGTGGCGATCTGCAGGACTCGTGTAAGGGCGATTCCGGAGGTCCTCTTCAAGCGCCAGCTCGTTACTTGGGGGAGTTTGCTCAGCGCATGGTGGAATTCGGAATCGTGAGCCAGGGCGTAGTTTCTTGTGGCCAAATAAGTCTTCCGGGCTTATACACCAATGTAGCGGAGTACGTCCAGTGGATTACGGACACCATGGCCATAAATGGACTATAA
- the LOC108128027 gene encoding serine palmitoyltransferase small subunit A, with product MFNFKELASHAYRQYELVTCINMLEPWERKLINGFFLIMMTLVIFSSCVYLPNYLQNLMQFVTPPAWLNPGENVAYVAQKMARS from the exons atgtttaattttaaagaattgGCATCTCACGCCTACCGCCAGTACGAACTGGTTACTTGCATCAACATGCTGGAGCCCTGGGAAAGGAAGTTAATCA ATGGATTCTTCCTCATTATGATGACTCTGGTAATCTTCTCCAGTTGTGTTTATCTGCCGAACTACCTTCAAAACCTTATGCAGTTTGTGACGCCTCCAGCTTGGCTTAATCCTGGAGAAAATGTGGCTTATGTGGCACAAAAAATGGCTAGAAGCTAA
- the ppk31 gene encoding sodium channel protein Nach, protein MNFTRVLWLVLKGVLYLVTFYHSLPFVGSVTLSMLNSYVSSSVSFNLDTIYLNWNSTFPAITVCEIYNAERIWDLSDSHFGPEHDMHVDDFISEIAFYRGVCSSCEDCAKLRCPANFTFLVEMFRTKCPQLLVNCSYLNELFDCCDQFLPVPTEYGLCYSFNSHQARKVSHVQYTNNRITGPGHLNFHAAADIQLYVHAPIDVPYQLSEGMIRETVLLGHDKELILNVIEVHNDESVQDLSMEQRRCRFAHEHVPERQGIYEFYSYSSCVVECTVLLQIANCNCTSHFMTVPGRNSLPVCDYRGLICLTRIRDKIMTERKSCECMSSCEEPEYNIIYNSADEDDEASNDLSKIRVSLVELPTQRYVRRVTKTILDFLISLGGLVGLFFNTSALRIVEAVVLTIRYRKTIVNGVKRFLLGTIKYIQILDQSK, encoded by the exons ATGAACTTTACCCGCGTCTTGTGGTTGGTATTAAAAGG GGTTCTCTATCTGGTAACATTTTATCACTCGTTGCCTTTCGTTGGAAGTGTCACCCTGTCTATGTTGAACAGCTATGTGTCCTCATCGGTCTCCTTCAATTTGGATACAATTTA TCTCAACTGGAATTCTACCTTTCCGGCCATTACGGTGTGCGAGATATACAACGCCGAACGAATTTGGGATCTGAGTGACTCACATTTTGGCCCGGAACATGATATGCACGTGGATGATTTTATAAGTGAAATTGCCTTCTACCGGGGGGTATGCAGTAGCTGTGAAGATTGTGCCAAGCTTCGGTGTCCAGCCAACTTTACTTTTCTAGTTGAAATG tttcgAACCAAGTGCCCGCAGTTGCTGGTCAACTGCAGTTACCTTAACGAGCTTTTTGACTGCTGTGACCAGTTCCTTCCCGTACCCACCGAATACGGATTATGTTACTCCTTTAACTCCCACCAGGCTCGCAAAGTGTCACATGTTCAGTACACAAATAATCGGATAACCGGCCCGGGTCATCTCAATTTTCATGCCGCTGCGGACATCCAGTTGTACGTTCACGCTCCCATCGATGTGCCATACCAGCTGTCCGAAGGTATGATCCGTGAAACAGTCCTTCTGGGCCATGACAAGGAGCTAATTCTGAACGTCATCGAAGTGCATAACGACGAGAGTGTCCAGGATCTGAGCATGGAACAGCGGCGCTGCAGATTTGCTCATGAACACGTTCCCGAAAGACAGGGCATATACGAGTTTTACAGCTACTCCAGTTGTGTTGTGGAGTGCACTGTGCTCCTCCAGATTGCGAATTGCAACTGCACTAGCCACTTCATGACAGTTCCAGGCCGGAATTCACTACCCGTCTGCGACTACCGAGGTCTCATCTGCTTAACCAGAATCCGGGACAAGATCATGACAGAGCGCAAGTCCTGTGAGTGCATGAGCTCCTGCGAGGAGCCGGAGTACAACATTATTTATAACTCTGCCGATGA AGACGACGAGGCGTCAAACGACCTGTCAAAGATCCGAGTGTCTCTGGTGGAGCTACCCACCCAGCGTTATGTTCGTCGAGTGACTAAAACTATTTTGGACTTTCTAA TTTCCCTTGGTGGCCTCGTGGGTCTCTTTTTCAACACATCCGCCCTGCGAATTGTGGAGGCCGTGGTATTGACCATTAGATACAGGAAAACTATAGTTAATGGGGTTAAACGGTTTTTGCTTGGCACGATTAAATATATACAGATTTTGGACCAGTCAAAGTAA
- the LOC122321569 gene encoding putative trypsin-6 isoform X2 encodes MSLSKFFVYFFLLFMHIDVVLLVIPSVCFPSEFSSQLTSNGDNGTSSSEWRSLNKRNEEVEKQTDEFQENGNDFDSFEIEYLVTGGYRPKNNNLIKFTVSLRYNKIKQFFGDNHFCGGAIIHRKCVITSAHCLFTKKGRLEKADYVTVVAGTPNRLERISSTQVVKAKKLIPHPDYNREMGHKFDIGLVLLNTDLVLGPSVAVILLTDIPPAKNLDCTVVGWGQFGPFPDGAVNVDIKVLSKTLCENMPKWNPDGMICGGDPKFFEVDSCYGDSGGPLYCGLKLYGTVSYGRGCGTPGYYGVYTDVYFFRDWLEPATRGVWPEIDGGSSPIFFRSFKGEVSQYLASLFLYYFLKLPLTAWE; translated from the exons ATGAGCTTGTCAAAAttctttgtgtattttttcttgctttttatGCATATCGACGTGGTCTTATTGGTGATACCCTCCGTCTGCTTTCCCTCAGAATTCTCATCCCAGCTCACTTCCAACGGAGACAATGGAACAAGTTCATCCGAATGGAGGTCACTAAATAAGCGGAATGAGGAAGTGGAAAAACAGACGGATGAGTTTCAGGAAAATGGCAAcgattttgattcatttgaaATAGAGTACTTGGTCACTGGTGGATATCGcccaaaaaacaataatttgattaaatttacgGTATCACTGcgatataataaaattaagcaattcTTTGGAGATAATCACTTTTGCGGAGGAGCTATCATACACAGAAAATGTGTTATCACATCTGCTCATTGTCTTTTTACCAA AAAAGGAAGATTGGAAAAAGCTGATTACGTAACCGTTGTGGCAGGCACTCCCAACAGGCTAGAAAGAATCAGCAGCACTCAGGTCGTTAAGGCAAAAAAGCTTATTCCACATCCCGATTACAATCGAGAAATGGGCCACAAGTTTGACATTGGATTGGTGTTACTTAATACAGACCTAGTGTTGGGTCCATCTGTCGCCGTCATCCTGCTAACCGACATACCTCCGGCTAAAAACTTGGACTGCACCGTAGTGGGATGGGGACAA tttggaCCCTTTCCGGATGGGGCTGTTAATGTTGACATAAAAGTCCTGTCAAAAACTTTATGCGAAAATATGCCAAAATGGAATCCCGATGGTATGATCTGTGGCGGGGATCCGAAATTCTTCGAAGTGGACAGTTGCTACGGTGATTCTGGTGGACCACTATATTGTGGCTTAAAGTTGTATGGCACTGTCTCTTATGGACGTGGTTGTGGCACTCCTGGCTATTATGGAGTATACACCGATGTATATTTCTTCCGGGATTGGCTGGAGCCTGCCACACGAGGTGTATGGCCTGAAATTGATGGCGGAAGTTCACCCATATTTTTCCGCAGCTTCAAAGGAGAGGTATCTCAGTATTTGGCGTCTTTATTTTTGTactattttctaaaattaccCTTAACGGCTTGGGAATAG
- the Men-b gene encoding NADP-dependent malic enzyme isoform X1 → MFSRPSLCGTVGKLCRCGTSATATAAGAPSTAAATVIPATAPVVRRYQEVSGDIITPGQVRGIDHIRDPRLNKGLAFTLEERQTLGIHGLQPARFKTQEEQLQLCKIAVNRYTEPLNKYLYLSDLYDRNERLFFRFLSENIEDLMPIVYTPTVGLACQRFGLIYRRPHGLFVTFNDRGHVFDVMKNWPEPDVRAICVTDGERILGLGDLGACGMGIPVGKLALYTALAGIKPHQCLPIVVDVGTNNIDLLEDPLYVGLRQKRVVGREYDDFIDEFMEAVVRRYGQNTLIQFEDFGNHNAFRFLDKYRNTYCTFNDDIQGTAAVAVAGLYASKRITGKSFKDYTFLFAGAGEAAIGIADLTVKAMVSEGVPIEEAYNKIYMVDIDGLLTTTRKVGSLEGHKVNYAKNIEPMTDLSEIVSTIKPSVLIGASAAAGIFTPQILRTMADNNERPVVFALSNPTSKAECTAEDAYQNTDARVIFSSGSPFPPVKMGDKTYYPGQGNNAYIFPGVGLGVICTGTHHIPDEMFLIAAQELANFVEPADIERGSLYPPLSSIRDVSMNIAIGVTKCAYDKGLASTYPEPQDKRKWLENQLYNFNYESSMPVTWAWPRMPYIKTRELVPTKLYGKQKKEEIM, encoded by the exons atgttcTCACGACCCAG CTTATGTGGAACTGTGGGCAAATTGTGCCGGTGCGGTACTTCAGCGACGGCAACTGCAGCCGGAGCGCCCTCGACAGCAGCAGCTACGGTGATACCTGCCACAGCGCCGGTCGTTCGTAGGTACCAGGAGGTGTCGGGCGACATCATAACCCCTGGCCAAGTGCGGGGTATCGATCACATTCGTGATCCGCGGCTCAACAAG GGTTTGGCTTTCACCCTCGAAGAGCGTCAGACACTGGGCATCCACGGCCTGCAGCCGGCTCGGTTCAAGACCCAGGAAGAACAGCTGCAGCTGTGCAAAATCGCCGTAAATCGTTATACGGAGCCGCTAAACAAGTACCTGTACCTGAGCGATCTGTACGATCGTAACGAGCGTCTGTTCTTCCGCTTCCTGTCGGAGAACATCGAGGATCTGATGCCAATTGTATACACTCCCACCGTGGGATTGGCTTGCCAACGTTTCGGCCTCATCTACCGTCGTCCGCACGGTCTCTTCGTGACCTTCAACGATCGGGGCCATGTCTTCGATGTGATGAAGAACTGGCCGGAACCGGATGTGCGCGCCATTTGTGTGACGGACGGCGAACGTATCCTGGGACTGGGCGATCTGGGTGCCTGCGGCATGGGCATTCCAGTGGGCAAGCTGGCCTTGTACACGGCTCTGGCCGGCATCAAACCGCACCAGTGTCTGCCCATCGTGGTGGATGTGGGCACCAACAACATTGATCTGCTCGAGGATCCTCTGTACGTGGGACTGCGCCAGAAGCGAGTTGTTGGTCGGGAGTACGATGATTTTATTGACGAGTTCATGGAGGCGGTGGTGCGCCGTTATGGCCAGAACACACTCATCCAGTTCGAGGACTTTGGCAACCACAATGCATTTAGGTTCCTAGACAAGTACCGCAACACATACTGCACCTTCAACGACGATATCCAGGGCACCGCcgccgttgctgttgctggcttGTACGCGTCCAAGCGCATCACGGGCAAATCCTTCAAGGATTACACTTTCCTCTTTGCTGGCGCGGGAGAGGCGGCCATTGGAATTGCTGACCTGACTGTTAAGGCGATGGTTTCGGAGGGCGTGCCCATCGAGGAGGCCTACAACAAAATCTACATGGTGGACATTGACGGCTTGTTGACCACGACCCGCAAGGTGGGCAGCCTGGAAGGTCACAAAGTCAACTACGCCAAAAACATTGAGCCAATGACAGATCTCAGCGAGATCGTCTCCACCATCAAGCCAAGC GTGCTCATTGGTGCATCGGCTGCTGCTGGCATTTTCACTCCACAAATCCTGCGCACCATGGCCGACAACAACGAAAGACCCGTGGTCTTCGCTCTATCCAATCCCACTAGCAAGGCCGAGTGCACGGCTGAGGATGCTTACCAAAATACGGAT GCTCGTGTTATCTTCTCGTCGGGCTCTCCATTCCCACCTGTTAAAATGGGCGACAAGACCTACTACCCCGGCCAGGGAAACAATGCTTACATCTTCCCTGGAGTGGGACTGGGCGTTATCTGCACTGGAACTCACCATATTCCCGATGAGATGTTCCTGATTGCCGCCCAGGAATTGGCCAACTTTGTTGAGCCCGCCGATATCGAGCGTGGATCTCTGTATCCCCCGCTGTCCAGCATCCGAGACGTGTCAATGAACATTGCTATTGGTGTGACCAAGTGCGCCTATGACAAGG gCTTGGCATCTACGTACCCGGAGCCACAGGACAAGCGCAAGTGGCTGGAGAACCAGCTGTACAACTTCAACTACGAGAGCTCGATGCCGGTGACCTGGGCCTGGCCCCGAATGCCCTACATTAAGACTCGTGAATTAGTCCCCACCAAACTCTATGGAAAACAAA aaaaagaagaaattatGTAA
- the LOC108128231 gene encoding venom protease: MGLLIASVGLCLIFIGMPQLVLSQSGCLTQSGIAGQCVRAQECPFVTQLLNVYGGNIPDYFRNQLRQMRCNGGRAGAYVCCHINTLTQQVQTKKGGGQSTDINRIDQDGLRLLHSIQDCGNKGNPKVAGGRPATQGMFPWMALLKYDIDDPRPFLCSGSLITESHILTAAHCIVERPDVIAVRMGEHDLDTERDCAVLGGTKTVCQEYEDYEVEDVRVHPKYVHGKIHYDIAIIKVKGVIKAKSHIKPICLPIEEKSQALSYNQDFYIAGWGRTDKTDTPSVLQKAIVQRKSLDVCRQFYGDDEVSDNHICAAGTELKHTCQGDSGGPVFIKHRFKGTFRFVQYGIVSFGERRCGHNENQPGLFSNVLDMLPWITQNLQ, from the exons ATGGGTTTATTAATTGCTAGTGTGGGCCTTTGTCTAATCTTTATTGGAATGCCACAGCTGGTTCTGAGCC AGAGTGGATGCTTGACTCAATCCGGGATTGCGGGCCAGTGTGTTCGCGCCCAGGAGTGTCCTTTTGTAACACAGCTCCTCAATGTCTATGGTGGTAACATACCAGACTATTTTCGTAATCAGTTGCGACAAATGAGGTGCAACGGCGGAAGAGCT GGTGCATATGTGTGTTGTCATATCAACACGTTAACTCAGCAagtgcaaacaaaaaaaggtgGAGGCCAATCCACTGATATAAATAGAATCGATCAGGATGGCCTTAGATTGCTACACTCAATTCAGGACTGTGGTAATAAAGGAAATCCCAAAGTCGCAGGCGGTAGGCCAGCCACACAAGGCATGTTCCCTTGGATGGCACTGCTCAAGTACGACATCGATGACCCGCGTCCATTCCTTTGCTCCGGAAGTCTTATAACCGAGAGTCACATCCTTACCGCTGCCCATTGCATTGTCGAGCGCCCAGATGT CATTGCTGTACGTATGGGTGAACATGATTTGGACACAGAGAGGGACTGTGCTGTTTTGGGTGGCACCAAAACTGTCTGCCAGGAGTACGAGGACTATGAGGTCGAAGATGTTCGAGTTCACCCCAAATATGTTCACGGAAAGATTCATTACGACATCGCCATTATTAAGGTAAAAGGCGTTATAAAGGCCAAATCGCACATCAAGCCCATTTGCCTGCCCATTGAGGAAAAGTCCCAGGCATTGAGCTACAACCAGGACTTTTACATCGCCGGATGGGGTCGGACTGACAAGACGGACACCCCCTCGGTACTCCAAAAGGCTATTGTGCAGCGTAAGAGTCTGGACGTGTGCCGCCAGTTCTACGGTGATGATGAAGTGAGCGACAACCACATCTGCGCCGCGGGCACCGAACTGAAGCACACCTGCCAGGGAGATTCCGGCGGCCCGGTCTTCATTAAGCATCGCTTCAAGGGCACCTTCCGATTTGTCCAGTATGGAATCGTGTCGTTCGGAGAGAGACGGTGTGGTCATAACGAAAATCAACCAGGTCTGTTCTCCAACGTACTGGACATGTTACCCTGGATCACCCAAAACCTACAGTAG
- the LOC122321569 gene encoding putative trypsin-6 isoform X1 yields MSLSKFFVYFFLLFMHIDVVLLVIPSVCFPSEFSSQLTSNGDNGTSSSEWRSLNKRNEEVEKQTDEFQENGNDFDSFEIEYLVTGGYRPKNNNLIKFTVSLRYNKIKQFFGDNHFCGGAIIHRKCVITSAHCLFTKKGRLEKADYVTVVAGTPNRLERISSTQVVKAKKLIPHPDYNREMGHKFDIGLVLLNTDLVLGPSVAVILLTDIPPAKNLDCTVVGWGQVIEFGPFPDGAVNVDIKVLSKTLCENMPKWNPDGMICGGDPKFFEVDSCYGDSGGPLYCGLKLYGTVSYGRGCGTPGYYGVYTDVYFFRDWLEPATRGVWPEIDGGSSPIFFRSFKGEVSQYLASLFLYYFLKLPLTAWE; encoded by the exons ATGAGCTTGTCAAAAttctttgtgtattttttcttgctttttatGCATATCGACGTGGTCTTATTGGTGATACCCTCCGTCTGCTTTCCCTCAGAATTCTCATCCCAGCTCACTTCCAACGGAGACAATGGAACAAGTTCATCCGAATGGAGGTCACTAAATAAGCGGAATGAGGAAGTGGAAAAACAGACGGATGAGTTTCAGGAAAATGGCAAcgattttgattcatttgaaATAGAGTACTTGGTCACTGGTGGATATCGcccaaaaaacaataatttgattaaatttacgGTATCACTGcgatataataaaattaagcaattcTTTGGAGATAATCACTTTTGCGGAGGAGCTATCATACACAGAAAATGTGTTATCACATCTGCTCATTGTCTTTTTACCAA AAAAGGAAGATTGGAAAAAGCTGATTACGTAACCGTTGTGGCAGGCACTCCCAACAGGCTAGAAAGAATCAGCAGCACTCAGGTCGTTAAGGCAAAAAAGCTTATTCCACATCCCGATTACAATCGAGAAATGGGCCACAAGTTTGACATTGGATTGGTGTTACTTAATACAGACCTAGTGTTGGGTCCATCTGTCGCCGTCATCCTGCTAACCGACATACCTCCGGCTAAAAACTTGGACTGCACCGTAGTGGGATGGGGACAAGTTATCGAG tttggaCCCTTTCCGGATGGGGCTGTTAATGTTGACATAAAAGTCCTGTCAAAAACTTTATGCGAAAATATGCCAAAATGGAATCCCGATGGTATGATCTGTGGCGGGGATCCGAAATTCTTCGAAGTGGACAGTTGCTACGGTGATTCTGGTGGACCACTATATTGTGGCTTAAAGTTGTATGGCACTGTCTCTTATGGACGTGGTTGTGGCACTCCTGGCTATTATGGAGTATACACCGATGTATATTTCTTCCGGGATTGGCTGGAGCCTGCCACACGAGGTGTATGGCCTGAAATTGATGGCGGAAGTTCACCCATATTTTTCCGCAGCTTCAAAGGAGAGGTATCTCAGTATTTGGCGTCTTTATTTTTGTactattttctaaaattaccCTTAACGGCTTGGGAATAG
- the Men-b gene encoding NADP-dependent malic enzyme isoform X2: MFSRPSLCGTVGKLCRCGTSATATAAGAPSTAAATVIPATAPVVRRYQEVSGDIITPGQVRGIDHIRDPRLNKGLAFTLEERQTLGIHGLQPARFKTQEEQLQLCKIAVNRYTEPLNKYLYLSDLYDRNERLFFRFLSENIEDLMPIVYTPTVGLACQRFGLIYRRPHGLFVTFNDRGHVFDVMKNWPEPDVRAICVTDGERILGLGDLGACGMGIPVGKLALYTALAGIKPHQCLPIVVDVGTNNIDLLEDPLYVGLRQKRVVGREYDDFIDEFMEAVVRRYGQNTLIQFEDFGNHNAFRFLDKYRNTYCTFNDDIQGTAAVAVAGLYASKRITGKSFKDYTFLFAGAGEAAIGIADLTVKAMVSEGVPIEEAYNKIYMVDIDGLLTTTRKVGSLEGHKVNYAKNIEPMTDLSEIVSTIKPSVLIGASAAAGIFTPQILRTMADNNERPVVFALSNPTSKAECTAEDAYQNTDARVIFSSGSPFPPVKMGDKTYYPGQGNNAYIFPGVGLGVICTGTHHIPDEMFLIAAQELANFVEPADIERGSLYPPLSSIRDVSMNIAIGVTKCAYDKGLASTYPEPQDKRKWLENQLYNFNYESSMPVTWAWPRMPYIKTREESPLIAAIK, from the exons atgttcTCACGACCCAG CTTATGTGGAACTGTGGGCAAATTGTGCCGGTGCGGTACTTCAGCGACGGCAACTGCAGCCGGAGCGCCCTCGACAGCAGCAGCTACGGTGATACCTGCCACAGCGCCGGTCGTTCGTAGGTACCAGGAGGTGTCGGGCGACATCATAACCCCTGGCCAAGTGCGGGGTATCGATCACATTCGTGATCCGCGGCTCAACAAG GGTTTGGCTTTCACCCTCGAAGAGCGTCAGACACTGGGCATCCACGGCCTGCAGCCGGCTCGGTTCAAGACCCAGGAAGAACAGCTGCAGCTGTGCAAAATCGCCGTAAATCGTTATACGGAGCCGCTAAACAAGTACCTGTACCTGAGCGATCTGTACGATCGTAACGAGCGTCTGTTCTTCCGCTTCCTGTCGGAGAACATCGAGGATCTGATGCCAATTGTATACACTCCCACCGTGGGATTGGCTTGCCAACGTTTCGGCCTCATCTACCGTCGTCCGCACGGTCTCTTCGTGACCTTCAACGATCGGGGCCATGTCTTCGATGTGATGAAGAACTGGCCGGAACCGGATGTGCGCGCCATTTGTGTGACGGACGGCGAACGTATCCTGGGACTGGGCGATCTGGGTGCCTGCGGCATGGGCATTCCAGTGGGCAAGCTGGCCTTGTACACGGCTCTGGCCGGCATCAAACCGCACCAGTGTCTGCCCATCGTGGTGGATGTGGGCACCAACAACATTGATCTGCTCGAGGATCCTCTGTACGTGGGACTGCGCCAGAAGCGAGTTGTTGGTCGGGAGTACGATGATTTTATTGACGAGTTCATGGAGGCGGTGGTGCGCCGTTATGGCCAGAACACACTCATCCAGTTCGAGGACTTTGGCAACCACAATGCATTTAGGTTCCTAGACAAGTACCGCAACACATACTGCACCTTCAACGACGATATCCAGGGCACCGCcgccgttgctgttgctggcttGTACGCGTCCAAGCGCATCACGGGCAAATCCTTCAAGGATTACACTTTCCTCTTTGCTGGCGCGGGAGAGGCGGCCATTGGAATTGCTGACCTGACTGTTAAGGCGATGGTTTCGGAGGGCGTGCCCATCGAGGAGGCCTACAACAAAATCTACATGGTGGACATTGACGGCTTGTTGACCACGACCCGCAAGGTGGGCAGCCTGGAAGGTCACAAAGTCAACTACGCCAAAAACATTGAGCCAATGACAGATCTCAGCGAGATCGTCTCCACCATCAAGCCAAGC GTGCTCATTGGTGCATCGGCTGCTGCTGGCATTTTCACTCCACAAATCCTGCGCACCATGGCCGACAACAACGAAAGACCCGTGGTCTTCGCTCTATCCAATCCCACTAGCAAGGCCGAGTGCACGGCTGAGGATGCTTACCAAAATACGGAT GCTCGTGTTATCTTCTCGTCGGGCTCTCCATTCCCACCTGTTAAAATGGGCGACAAGACCTACTACCCCGGCCAGGGAAACAATGCTTACATCTTCCCTGGAGTGGGACTGGGCGTTATCTGCACTGGAACTCACCATATTCCCGATGAGATGTTCCTGATTGCCGCCCAGGAATTGGCCAACTTTGTTGAGCCCGCCGATATCGAGCGTGGATCTCTGTATCCCCCGCTGTCCAGCATCCGAGACGTGTCAATGAACATTGCTATTGGTGTGACCAAGTGCGCCTATGACAAGG gCTTGGCATCTACGTACCCGGAGCCACAGGACAAGCGCAAGTGGCTGGAGAACCAGCTGTACAACTTCAACTACGAGAGCTCGATGCCGGTGACCTGGGCCTGGCCCCGAATGCCCTACATTAAGACTC GCGAAGAAAGCCCGCTCATTGCCGCCATCAAATAA